From the genome of Ziziphus jujuba cultivar Dongzao chromosome 4, ASM3175591v1:
TGATTGCTAACTCCATTCTTTTCAGTGTAAGGTGGGTTAACCAAGTAGTAGGAACTTGTGCTCTGTTCGATACAGAGATATATCTAAACTCCTTTCAAATTACCTTGGACAACATTCCTCAGCCAATCATCTATTTTTCCACTAACATCGTGTACAAAAAGTCCCATTTGAGCGTCCACGTCCACCTTAAATCCAGTTATACATGTATCTGCAGAAAACTTGGAAGAAAGATTGCGGTGTTTCAAATAGTTGCTCACAAACTCAATGAAGAACATGCTCCTTCTGTCTAACATCTTTTGGAAAGTTACATCCTTCTTGAAGTCTTGGAAATATAATACAGGTATATAAATCCACATGTGTCTCCAGTGCTTCCAAAGAATGCTCATTCAAATAGCATAAAAGGTTGGAAGGAATGAGAGGATGTGATGAATGAGAGGATCAGGTAATTCTCATATTAAGTCTACATCCATGGGACAATGCTTCTTTGCTTCTTTTGTTGCCATAATTATGAACAGGATTTTTGTCCTTCCTTctcaatatatgtgtgtgtgtgtgtggttcTGTAGTATAACATTTATAATATTGGAAGCAATGACAAACACTAAATTACACTGCAGCTTCAATAACTTGCTTGTCAAGGAATATATTTAGAATCATCCTCTTCCCTTTTCCATCATGATTCCAAGAAGAATTAAAGCAGCAAGATACGTCTATCtttcaagaaagaaaagaaataaaaataaaataaaattgacagAACAGAAattgaaaagtcaaaatcaaattagccaTAAACAAACCTTTTTTTACCTCGTGTACAGTAAAAATTAATCCccgcaccaaaaaaaaaaaaaaaaaaaaaaaagtgtgccTGAAACATCAAATGTTAATATAAGACCAACGAACACAATAAAAGTTCATCATGAGAGACAAAGAATTGATCGAAGAAGAGAAAGGAAGAAATTTAAAtgcagaaaaaattaaaaaatcgcAGTAATTAAGAAGTTGTATTAGTATGCGTAGTGAAATTTCATTAACATTAGCAAATATAATTCTAAAAGAGAGAAGCATGGCttctataattatataaaaaccaTAGTAACGCCGCAGTCACAAAATCGTTTAACTCTGTAAAGTTAATAGGTTTGATCTTACTTGGACTtgcattaaatatttttttttcttccttgttgtctttgtttttattatttatttgttccacCTCCTCAGCAACTCTTACTGTCTTGATATCTATATCAATCTTGCTAGGGAGAATCAAATATCTTAGACTTAAGGTATTATAAAACAATTGAAGCaaatagaaattattaaaaGCAAGAAAGAGAATGGGTACTATGCTCGAATATGCTAACCATGGTGCTCTACTTTTCCAattccaatatttttcttttagtgaAACGCATTActagtttttgaattttggatttttttttttttgaccggaatttttaagtttctatcttcttctttgattggcaaatggagaaaaacatgaaaaaagtgaaaagatGAATAAGGTTAAAAACGGCAGATAAAAGCCAAAGGGCTAGAGAAAGGAAAACATGATGATAAACTAAACCATCACAcagtataaaattttattcgGTTGGACTTCATTGAATTTTTACCCATAAGAAACTCTCTAATTTATTTAAGTGATAGTTTCTTAAGCTCATCCTCAGCTCTAATATCTAGCAGCAAAAGaaccatatatatgcatatatatacatataggacCTAATAGTTTTCCAAATTTAAAGATGTATTTGGAGTTTATATTACCTTATACATGATTTTCTTAGGATTTGCATAAATcttaaaataaatctttaaacCCAAGCAATTCAATGACCAATAACATCGAGACAGATGTCCTAATAGTTTAagagggttaaaaaaaaaaaaaaaaaaaaattctcctcTTCCTCCCAAAGAAGACTGACGAGGGTTATGTACAAGCCTAGGATAAGGAAAACGCAAGGTATTGAGTGACTACATTTGTAATCAgcaacaaataacaaaaaacgACTAGGTTTTAAACCAAACATTTGAAATAAAGCAAGCAAGGGTCGTGAAACAAAACGACCAAAGGCCTCTTCACAAAAGGACGCAAAATAGTTGTTTCTTCAATCTTACTCTGTACTTGCTGTTGCGTCACTTTTGAGTTGATTGTCGCTCAAAATAGCCAATCCTTGAGTCATATTAAGAAACTTCAAGCTAACTTTTTCCAAGTTGTGTCTCTTAGCGTTTAAACATATTCAATTGAgttttatttttagatattacacttttaatatatatatatatatatatatatatatatatatataatgtatttgcTGATAAATGAAGAATCAAATAATCAGTATATTATAGAAAATGGAAGATACAAGTATATGGTTTCTCACACCCCACATGATTGATAACAACAAGGAGGTGGATAATGCTAAAAATTACTCtacttttctcctttttttttggagaaactCTACCTTTCTTATCTATGGGCATATATACCAAACCAAATGAATAAACTAATTTTGTGCACAGGTTTTGATGCTCCAAACCTTGCCCTATGCAAAAACAAATCCGAGCCCATCTACAAATGCATAGAACCAGAGATATCAATCCACCGCAATTGAAGTTCTATTTCCCCACATTCTACATTTCTCAGTCTTAGAACCATGTTTTGCACAACTTTTCCATTGGAGAAGACAATGCAGCTGTCTTCAGCGAGACAGTTTTGCCTGGTTGGTGTTACTTTTGTAATTACTGTTCCATCAGGAAGACCCTCTAGTCTCATGGATATAACTTTGAACAATGGACCAATATCAAACTCTGCATCACCCATTTTGTCATCAAAAGTGAATGTGTCTCTGTCATACACAAACTGCAAATTACAATTGAAAGGGAAGGAAAATTGTTATTAGAAAGGAGTAAAAAGCAAAATATTTGAACAGGATAAATTATTCTTTGAGCTTTTGGTTTAGTGATTTTGATATTTACCAGCTTGATTGGGACATTTGGATCGGAAATTGAAAGAGTTAATTGTTCATTCCAGTCTGGATTCACATTCCTCTTCACCACACGAGTCCTCAACTTCTGTATTTGACACAATTAGAGAATCCAAACAAACTATCAGTTTTcatgaaatggaaaaaaatatatatcaagatCATTATTTGGATAGTGAAGGACTTGTTTAGTAACTAGGATCAACATGAACATGGGATTCATAAGATTACTTGGTGTTTGGCTTGGCCCTTCAAATTGATTAGCTATTAGCTCTTGTTGTTTTTGAAAACATATAATAAGAGTTTGTAGCAAAGCCTTTGCGAGATTTAACccactaaaataatatatatttttttagagtcGTCTAGAAGACCTGAGATTTGAAACCCAATTTGTCAATCAACAAAATCCCCATATATCATAAATCTCAtacaaaaaccaaacaaaatccaatactttaaaataaaaagataaaaaaaattaaaaaaaaaatcccagaaTTAAACTTCACAATTACCTGCTTGCCCATCTTGACAATAACATAGGGATCGCTGCTTCTCATATCTCTAACAGCAAGATTTACTCCTCTTTGTATGTGAATTCTCAGAAGACCCAAAGGGTTCTCCATTCAGTACAAAAGCTTAGAtctttttgacaaaattagaaCAAAAACCAACTATAAGATTCGAGAGGAGGCAAAGTAGCTTATGGGTAGTTTTTGCTCTCGGGTTTAATAGCCTCTGAAGAGCCTCTCTGTCTGTGAACTGTGAAGTGGTGGGGGATTCAGTTTGGTTGCCACGGCTGTGCCTTCTGTTCTCTTTTATAGACCctcacaaaaaatataaatatataaaaatattaaaaaaaaattaatgtttttcatTTGTGAAATGTGATGAAATCACGGGCATCTGGGACCCATTTTCGATTTTTAACTCgcttttgttttgtctttttctttccttgtcCGTTTAAGGTTGCCTAATTGCCACCAGTACCATGGACTTCAGTTCAGAAACAAGGATCGGCTAGTCATTTGTCCGCGTCGGATTTTATCCGGTTCTACACAGcttggttttcatttttgttttataagcCCGTGACGCGGttcactttcttttttcctgTCGCTGCGCCTCTTTCTTTGACGTTCTGGCTCATCCTTTGAAGCTTCTAGGGACTTCCtttacatttttcttcttttttgacaaaataaaaccaaattgtcttcttcttcttcttcttcttcttattattttttgttaattttaaagagaataaaacattttagaaaatttgataaCGTTTCAACTCTAATCGGTAGTGGGAAGAAAATTGGTGggtttgtgatttttttttttaataagatttaaacacggttatataaataaataaataaaattgtggtTAAAGAATATTAAAGtaactataaaataaaatcattctaAACAAAAAAGAGTTGAGTAGGTTGACGTTTGTTTTTGCCCGCCTCCTCTCTTGAACCTGTGATCCGGAGATCATAACTTTCCATCTTGATCACATGAACTAGAAGGTTGGGGCTAGTTGACTAGCTTGATGTAGCTATTGGAAGCTAAGAGGAATGTCATTTATGTTCtcatagaaattttttaaagatgattGACTAAAAGTATTCTAGAAAGTCAAACTGTAATTTAAAGGGagttatacaatattatttagttaattttttgtttggataatGAATAGAAATGAGTGAGAACTTTCTTTGCTACCTCACGcttacaaataaatatactaGTGGTACATACATACTACCAATTTTGTTTATCTTGTAATCTAAAAAATTATGTGTCAATAAATGATAagactaaattatatatatataatttctatgataaatttcaaatatcgcTCTTGTACTTTTATGCATGTCTTAATTTAGACTTATACTTTATTTTGATGCAATCTCACCCTCATACTATCACAAAGTCTGAAATAAGTCCTttccatttataatttttgttaaatatgcATGAAAATTGCATGTGACATTCACATGACTAATTCAcatgcttcttttatttttaccatCTAGTACTCACatgttccattaaaaaaaaataaataaataaaatagtactCACATGACTACATACACTTTTAATGGCAATGTCTGACTTTTACAAAAGACACTGTTAAAGTATTaatgagaacaaaaaataaaaaacaaaacctgATTTTCGGGTGTAAAAAAATTAGGGATTTAAGGTATGTGTTCTAACATTTTGGGGGTTTAGGGCTGGAAGGATGACCATGTTGGGTGATCTGAATTGAGGATTGCAGATTGAAACATGGTAATGGAAATTTGACAAAAGATTGGGGTTTTTTCTCATGAAAATTGAAATCCTTGCTTGCTGCCAAATCGCCTTCAATCTCACAATAGCAGCCTTTACATCAATGTCAGATGAAAGAAATTGAAGCCTGTAATGTTAAACCCAATAAAAAGCCCAGACGTAATAAAAACCCCCCAAATTAAATCATAAATTgtacaaattcaaattatttttcttcaatattttctttttcttttgacaaGTAAATAGTTTGGTTTTGCATATCTTAGTCAGTCTTCCCTTTAAATTCTCAAACATCTCTTttgatttattcatatttagttGCTTTAATTGGATCagccaaataatttaattattagtattattatttttttttttggaaataaaccATGTGAGCTAGCAAGTCATGTGCATGTGACATGCAATTTTCcattcaaatttaaaagaattaatagACGGAATGACTTATTTGAGACTTGGTGATAATATAAGGGTGAAATTGCatcagagaaaaaataaaaaatacagggACCAAATTGAGATATGCTTGAAAATAGAGaggtgatatttgaaatttaccCAATTTTTAATAGACAAATTAAGTGCAACACAATtaaattagatatttttata
Proteins encoded in this window:
- the LOC107416382 gene encoding GTPase activating protein 1, which produces MENPLGLLRIHIQRGVNLAVRDMRSSDPYVIVKMGKQKLRTRVVKRNVNPDWNEQLTLSISDPNVPIKLFVYDRDTFTFDDKMGDAEFDIGPLFKVISMRLEGLPDGTVITKVTPTRQNCLAEDSCIVFSNGKVVQNMVLRLRNVECGEIELQLRWIDISGSMHL